A genomic window from Astatotilapia calliptera chromosome 12, fAstCal1.2, whole genome shotgun sequence includes:
- the cmklr1 gene encoding chemokine-like receptor 1, translating into MDYIEIWDYDYSENTSYTYNDSSNITTHEEPVFQHKPKCEGSCVTLVIINVIIFLLGTCGNALVIWISGFKMKKTVNTIWYLSLAFSDFMFCSLIPFTIAYTVTEDWIFGSFLCKFIPSVMFLNMFSSIFVLVLISVDRCVSVMFPVWAQNQRTVRKALVAVVMAWLLAIAVSIPSMIFRDVKEHLGRMICLNSYTHQHGHKFVAVSRFIAGFVIPFIIITICYSIIILKLRTNRMAKNTKPFKVMTALIVGFFICWLPYHVFILLELNPHHHNLTILKIGLKAGTALAAANSFLNPVLYVFMGNDFRRKFKSSLLSKMENAMGDEGRTTSRYLSRSSSMDGRASTHI; encoded by the coding sequence ATGGATTATATAGAAATTTGGGACTATGACTATTCTGAAAATACGTCCTACACTTATAATGATTCCTCCAATATCACTACACATGAAGAGCCAGTTTTTCAGCACAAGCCAAAATGTGAAGGCTCCTGTGTGACTTTAGTCATAATTAATGTGATCATTTTCCTGCTGGGCACCTGTGGGAATGCTTTGGTCATCTGGATTTCTGGCTTCAAGATGAAGAAAACAGTCAACACCATATGGTACCTGAGCCTTGCGttctctgactttatgttcTGCTCCCTCATCCCATTCACCATTGCCTACACGGTGACTGAGGATTggatttttggcagttttttGTGCAAGTTTATCCCGTCAGTTATGTTCCTCAACATGTTCAGCAGCATCTTCGTCCTTGTCCTCATCAGTGTCGACCGCTGTGTTTCAGTCATGTTTCCAGTTTGGGCTCAGAACCAGCGCACTGTTAGAAAGGCATTAGTTGCTGTTGTCATGGCGTGGTTGCTCGCCATCGCAGTTAGCATTCCCTCTATGATTTTTCGGGATGTTAAGGAACACCTAGGTCGGATGATTTGCTTGAACAGTTACACACACCAACACGGTCACAAGTTTGTCGCAGTGAGTCGTTTCATCGCTGGCTTTGTTATCCCtttcatcatcattaccatctGCTACTCTATCATCATCCTCAAGCTTCGAACCAACAGGATGGCCAAAAACACCAAACCATTCAAGGTGATGACTGCTCTAATTGTTGGGTTCTTCATCTGCTGGCTTCCGTACCACGTGTTCATCCTGCTTGAGCTGAACCCCCACCACCACAACCTCACCATTTTGAAGATCGGACTCAAAGCAGGCACTGCTTTGGCGGCAGCAAACAGCTTCCTCAATCCTGTGTTGTACGTTTTCATGGGCAACGACTTCAGGCGTAAGTTTAAGAGCTCTCTGCTTTCAAAGATGGAGAATGCAATGGGAGATGAAGGTCGTACCACCAGCCGTTACCTGTCCAGGTCCAGCTCCATGGATGGACGAGCCTCTACACACATCTAG
- the ficd gene encoding protein adenylyltransferase FICD, whose protein sequence is MAAVKVWSYYSARVLGGWGPLLCIALGSLVALLMPMVGVEDQCCASLRGIALLRCQLWGSPQQHPAVQSTSLTVPFTALDLLPQRPKPTKEMELEAKAALQLAQEMKKLGKREKAHKLLVHALSMNPDFVDALTELGTILEEEKDVVQADHLYTKALAISPCNERALVSRDRTLPLVEEIDQRYFSIIDSKVRQLMSIPKGNSAFRRVMEETYYHHIYHTVAIEGSTLTLSEIRHIIETRYAVPGKSLQEQNEAIGVDAAMKYINTTLLSRSGAITVNDILEIHRRVLGYVDPVEGGRLRTNQVFVGHHIPPHPRDLQRHMQELVQWLNSDEALQLHPVEYAALAHYKLVYIHPFVDGNGRTSRLLMNLVLMQARYPPITIRKEQRAEYYAALDTANEGDVRPFIRFIAKCTEITLDTLLISTTEHAVGLPGAGQDQTCFDCKQTIPFHN, encoded by the exons ATGGCTGCTGTGAAGGTGTGGAGTTACTACAGCGCCCGTGTCCTAGGAGGATGGGGCCCGCTGCTTTGCATCGCCCTCGGCTCACTCGTGGCGCTCCTGATGCCCATGGTTGGGGTGGAGGATCAGTGCTGTGCCTCCCTGAGAGGCATCGCTCTGCTCCGCTGCCAGCTGTGGGGAAGTCCACAGCAGCATCCAGCTGTGCAGTCCACCAGCCTCACCGTCCCCTTCACTGCTCTTGATCTGCTGCCTCAGAGGCCCAAGCCGACCAAAG AGATGGAGCTGGAGGCCAAAGCTGCACTGCAGTTGGCTCAGGAGATGAAGAAACTTGGGAAGAGGGAGAAGGCTCACAAGCTGCTGGTGCATGCACTTAGCATGAACCCAGACTTCGTGGATGCCCTGACGGAGCTGGGGACCATTttagaggaggagaaggatgtCGTCCAGGCAGATCACCTGTACACCAAGGCCCTGGCCATCTCACCGTGCAACGAGAGAGCTCTGGTTAGCCGAGACCGGACCCTTCCCCTGGTGGAAGAGATCGATCAGCGTTACTTCAGCATCATCGACAGTAAAGTGCGCCAGCTTATGTCCATTCCTAAAGGGAACTCTGCATTCCGCCGAGTGATGGAGGAGACCTACTACCACCACATCTACCACACCGTGGCCATCGAAGGCAGCACGCTCACGCTGTCAGAGATCCGTCATATCATTGAGACGCGTTACGCCGTCCCCGGAAAGAGCCTGCAGGAGCAGAACGAGGCGATCGGGGTGGATGCGGCCATGAAGTACATCAACACGACGCTGTTGTCCAGATCAGGAGCCATCACCGTCAACGACATCCTGGAGATCCACCGGCGGGTGCTCGGCTACGTAGACCCCGTGGAAGGAGGGAGGCTGCGCACCAATCAGGTGTTTGTGGGCCACCACATCCCTCCTCACCCTCGGGACCTGCAGAGACACAtgcaggagctcgttcagtggcTCAACTCCGACGAGGCGCTGCAGCTTCACCCCGTGGAATATGCTGCACTCGCCCACTATAAACTGGTGTACATACACCCATTTGTTGACGGCAACGGACGTACGTCGCGGCTGCTCATGAACCTCGTGCTCATGCAAGCGAGATACCCACCAATTACTATCCGCAAGGAACAACGGGCTGAATACTACGCCGCTCTGGACACAGCCAACGAGGGTGATGTGCGGCCCTTCATCCGCTTCATAGccaaatgtacagaaataactTTGGACACGTTGTTGATTTCTACTACGGAGCACGCCGTGGGGCTGCCGGGAGCAGGCCAGGACCAGACCTGTTTCGACTGCAAGCAGACCATCCCATTCCACAACTGA
- the sart3 gene encoding spliceosome associated factor 3, U4/U6 recycling protein, whose translation MAASSNAEQTQLQDMEEEDAGMEEREMESDEEEEEGMGVENSDEDEEDDSSEDEKENEAEIQRLEEQLSINAFDYNCHVDLIKLLKQEGELFRLRKARQKMSELFPLTEEIWLDWLKDEIRLTEEEPNREKVYELFERAVKDYICPDIWLEYAQYSIGGMGSPGGIDRVRSIFERAVTAVGLHMTKGQMVWEAYREFENAILSTVQPPPGRIPSREEQEMLKTQLERIHTLFRRQLAIPLMDMEGTYAEYEEWSEHGVPETVVHQYKKAVQQMEKCKPFEEALMVAETPKLAEYQAYIDFELKEGDPARIQITFERALSENCLVPDMWAKYTTYLDRQLKFKDLVLSTHERAVRNCPWTMGLWKSYLLALERHGADHQTVSDVFEKALNAGFIQATDYVEIWQAYLDYLRRRVDFSKESSKELEELRAAFSRSLDYMKHDVEERFGESGDPSCIIMQIWARIEALHCKNMQKARELWDSIMTKGNAKYANMWLEYYNLERSYGDSIHCRKALHRAVQCTSDYPEHVCEVLLSFERVEGSLEDWDFAVQKTETRLNRINEQRAKAAEKEANLARQEDERAEQRRKAKVEKKAQKKVQKGTRAGEKRKAEQDDYQDEWNEDAGPKRHRGNADQPTDEYMETETGLFGKATPPGYKPAPPATKKAPQGAAASAPSAHRQNEDNPELRNDNSSVFVSNLAYTLEEPEAKLRTLFETCGPIKQIRPIFTGKGSFRGYGYIQFESPVSVPEALKLDRRDVEGRPVFVSPCVDKNKNPDFKVFKYNTMMEKHKIFISGLPFSCTKEQLAEISKNHGTVKEVRLVTYRSGKPKGLAYVEFADETQASQAVLKMDGIEVEGNKISVAISNPPRRNTIDKPGSSRPTGDAMPRQVYGARGKGRTQLSMLPRSLHRQSVPAGKVENGSAADGEPASAAGNAAGEPKQLSNSDFAKMLLNM comes from the exons ATGGCAGCGTCAAGCAACGCAGAGCAAACGCAGTTGCAAGATATGGAGGAGGAAGATGCAGGGATggaggagagggagatggaatcggacgaagaagaggaggaaggcatGGGAGTGGAAAATTCAGACGAAGACGAGGAGGACGATTCGTCGGAGGAcgagaaagaaaatgaagccGAGATCCAGCGACTTGAGGAGCAG CTGTCCATCAACGCTTTCGACTACAACTGCCATGTGGATCTTATCAAGCTGCTAAAGCAAGAAGGGGAACTTTTCCGCCTGCGAAAGGCGAGGCAGAAGATGAGTGAGCTTTTCCCTCTCACTGAAG AGATCTGGCTGGATTGGCTCAAGGATGAAATCCGTCTGACTGAGGAGGAGCCAAACCGAGAGAAAGTATATGAGCTGTTTGAGAGAGCTGTTAAAGACTATATCT GCCCCGATATCTGGCTTGAGTACGCACAGTACTCGATCGGCGGTATGGGCTCACCAGGCGGAATCGACAGGGTGAGATCCATCTTTGAGAGGGCGGTGACAGCAGTGGGGCTTCACATGACCAAGGGACAGATGGTGTGGGAGGCGTACAGAGAGTTTGAGAACGCCATCCTGTCCACAGTACAG CCTCCCCCTGGCAGGATTCCCAGCCGTGAGGAACAAGAGATGCTGAAGACCCAGCTCGAGCGAATCCATACACTGTTTCGCCGACAGTTGGCCATCCCCTTAATGG ACATGGAAGGCACCTACGCAGAATATGAGGAGTGGTCCGAACAtggcgtccctgagacggttgtGCATCAGTACAAGAAAGCTGTGCAGCAGATGGAGAAGTGCAAACCGTTTGAGGAGGCACTG ATGGTAGCAGAAACTCCCAAGTTAGCAGAATATCAGGCCTACATCGACTTTGAACTAAAGGAGGGCGACCCAGCACGGATCCAGATAACCTTTGAGCGTGCTCTGTCAGAGAACTGCCTGGTGCCAGACATGTGGGCCAAATACACCACATACCTC GATCGTCAGCTGAAGTTCAAAGACTTGGTTCTCTCCACTCATGAACGTGCAGTCAGGAACTGCCCCTGGACCATGGGACTGTGGAAGAGCTACCTGCTTGCTCTGGAGAGGCACGGAGCCGACCATCAGACCGTGTCAG ACGTCTTTGAGAAGGCACTAAATGCAGGCTTCATTCAGGCTACCGATTACGTGGAAATTTGGCAGGCGTACCTCGACTACTTGAGGAGACGCGTGGATTTCAGTAAAG agtcCAGCAAAGAGTTAGAGGAGTTACGAGCAGCCTTCTCTCGATCTCTGGACTACATGAAACACGATGTCGAAGAGC GGTTTGGTGAAAGTGGCGATCCTTCTTGTATCATCATGCAGATCTGGGCACGGATAGAG GCACTTCACTGCAAGAACATGCAGAAGGCCAGAGAACTGTGGGACAGCATCATGACAAAAGGAAACGCCAAGTATGCCAACATGTGGCTCGAGTACTACAACCTGGAAAG gTCATACGGGGACTCGATTCACTGTCGAAAAGCTCTCCACAGAGCAGTTCAGTGCACCTCAGACTACCCGGAGCATGTATGTGAAGTCCTGCTCAGCTTTGAGAGAGTGGAAG GTTCTCTGGAGGACTGGGACTTCGCCGTGCAGAAGACAGAGACCCGGCTGAACAGGATTAATGAACAGCGAGCGAAG GCAGCTGAGAAAGAAGCCAACCTGGCTCGGCAAGAGGACGAGAGAGCTGAGCAGCGGCGGAAAGCCAAGGTAGAAAAGAAGGCTCAGAAGAAGGTCCAGAAGGGAACGCGAGCTGGGGAGAAGAGGAAAGCAGAACAGGACGATTATCAAGATGAATGGAATGAGGACGCAG GTCCTAAAAGGCACCGAGGAAACGCTGACCAACCCACAGATGAGTACATGGAGACAGAGACTGGACTCTTTGGAAAGGCCACGCCCCCTGGATATAAGCCTGCTCCGCCTGCTACTAAAAAAGCCCCACAAggagcagcagcatcagctccGTCTGCCCACAGGCAGAACGAAGACAACCCGGAGCTTCGAAATGACAACAGCAGCGTGTTCGTCAGCAATCTGGCGTACACCCTGGAGGAGCCAGAGGCGAAACTCAGGACGCTGTTTGAGACCTGTGGTCCAATCAAGCAGATTCGCCCCATCTTTACTGGTAAAGGAAGCTTCAGAGGCTACGGTTATATACAGTTTGAATCCCCAGTGTCAGTCCCTGAAGCCCTGAAGCTGGACCGACGGGACGTGGAGGGCAggcctgtgtttgtgtcaccCTGTGtcgacaaaaacaaaaatcctgaCTTTAAG GTGTTTAAATACAACACGATGATGGAGAAACACAAAATTTTCATCTCTGGACTGCCGTTCTCGTGCACTAAGGAGCAGCTGGCGGAAATCAGCAAAAATCACGGCACCGTCAAAGAAGTTCGTTTGGTCACGTATCGCTCAGGAAAACCCAAG GGTCTGGCATATGTTGAGTTCGCAGATGAAACCCAGGCCTCTCAGGCAGTGCTGAAAATGGACGGCATAGAAGTGGAGGGCAACAAAATCTCTGTTGCTATAAGCAACCCTCCTCGCAGAAACACGATAGATAAGCCTGGGTCGAGCAGGCCCACGGGAGACGCCATGCCTCGCCAGGTGTACGGAGC gAGAGGGAAAGGACGCACCCAGCTCTCCATGCTCCCTCGTTCCCTCCACCGACAATCCGTGCCCGCCGGGAAAGTGGAGAACGGGAGCGCTGCGGATGGAGAGCCAGCCAGCGCAGCAGGAAATGCAGCCGGAGAGCCGAAGCAGTTGTCAAATTCAGACTTTGCCAAGATGCTCCTCAACATGTGA
- the iscua gene encoding iron-sulfur cluster assembly enzyme ISCU, with amino-acid sequence MANVCLRSSSSLLLFFSRGIFKPELSAVCLYHKKVVDHYENPRNVGSLDKNSKNVGTGLVGAPACGDVMKLQIQVDENGKIVDAKFKTFGCGSAIASSSLATEWVKGKSVDDALKIKNTDIAKELCLPPVKLHCSMLAEDAIKAALSDYRLKQQDKEEHVKASN; translated from the exons ATGGCGAACGTCTGCCTACGAAGCTCCTCGTccttgctgctgtttttcagcAGGGGGATTTTCAAACCGGAGCTGAGCGCTGTCTGCTTGTACCACAAAAAG GTTGTGGACCACTATGAAAACCCGAGAAACGTGGGCTCCCTGGACAAAAACTCCAAAAATGTGGGGACTGGATTGGTGGGTGCACCGGCATGCGGTGATGTTATGAAACTTCAG ATCCAAGTGGATGAAAATGGAAAGATCGTCGATGCAAAGTTCAAAACATTTGGCTGCGGATCGGCCATTGCTTCCAGTTCTCTAGCAACAGAGTGGGTGAAGGGGAAGTCG GTTGACGATGCTCTGAAGATCAAGAACACAGACATTGCCAAAGAACTCTGCCTTCCTCCAGTCAAGCTTCACTGCTCAA TGCTTGCAGAAGATGCCATAAAAGCAGCACTGTCAGACTACCGGCTAAAGCAACAGGACAAGGAGGAACATGTTAAAGCCAGcaattaa